One segment of Cryomorphaceae bacterium DNA contains the following:
- a CDS encoding sigma-70 family RNA polymerase sigma factor codes for MFCNASNEYFWWQPNQPYPVLSVQNVENISENTLREIVNGCVRNDRQCQERLYRMFYGKMMGVCMRYANDSNQAKDILQDGFIKVFNNLERYSFDGSFEGWVRRIMVNTAIDYFRKKRSSNVLLTQGEDGMEGFEEEVEEDQTNFDSPQETEFTMQDVIDAMQQLTPAYRAVFNLYVMENKTHQEIADELEISIGTSKSNFAKAKLRIRKILLNTK; via the coding sequence TTGTTTTGCAACGCCTCAAATGAATATTTTTGGTGGCAACCCAACCAACCTTACCCCGTCTTATCGGTGCAAAATGTTGAAAACATATCGGAGAACACGCTTCGGGAAATTGTAAATGGCTGTGTCAGAAATGATCGCCAATGCCAAGAACGGCTGTACCGCATGTTCTATGGTAAAATGATGGGGGTTTGTATGCGATACGCGAACGACTCCAATCAGGCCAAAGACATTTTGCAGGATGGATTCATCAAAGTGTTCAACAACCTTGAACGTTATAGTTTTGATGGGTCTTTTGAAGGATGGGTGCGAAGAATCATGGTCAATACAGCCATTGATTATTTTCGCAAGAAGAGAAGTTCAAACGTTCTTTTAACTCAGGGTGAAGACGGAATGGAAGGGTTTGAAGAGGAGGTTGAAGAGGATCAGACCAATTTCGATTCTCCTCAGGAAACGGAATTCACGATGCAGGACGTTATTGACGCCATGCAGCAATTGACGCCAGCCTACAGGGCAGTATTCAACTTGTACGTGATGGAAAACAAAACCCACCAGGAAATAGCCGATGAGCTTGAAATCAGTATCGGCACTTCCAAATCCAACTTCGCAAAAGCCAAATTGAGAATCCGAAAAATACTCTTGAATACAAAATAA
- the mdh gene encoding malate dehydrogenase encodes MKITVVGAGNVGATCANVIAHRELANEVVLLDIKEGFAEGKALDIWETAPINLYDTRTVGSTNDYGKTAGSEVVVITSGLPRKPGMSRDDLIATNATIVKTVTEQVIEHSPDAKIIIVSNPLDVMTYAAFLTAKVDSNRVFGMAGILDTARYRAFLAEALDVSPKDIQAVLMGGHGDTMVPLPRYTTVGGIPVTELIDKPTLDAIVERTKKGGGEIVNLLGTSAWYAPGAAAAQMVEAIVRDQKRIFPCCAWLQGEYGLKDIYLGVPVKLGKNGIEQIIELDLNNDEQELLHASAGAVKDVMSVLDRMELIS; translated from the coding sequence ATGAAAATTACAGTAGTAGGTGCCGGAAACGTTGGTGCAACCTGTGCCAATGTTATTGCACACAGAGAATTGGCCAACGAAGTTGTTCTTTTGGATATCAAAGAAGGTTTTGCCGAAGGAAAGGCGCTGGATATTTGGGAAACCGCTCCCATCAACCTGTATGACACCCGAACTGTGGGCTCTACCAATGATTATGGGAAGACTGCTGGTTCGGAGGTGGTGGTGATTACTTCAGGATTGCCGCGCAAACCGGGTATGAGCCGCGACGACCTTATTGCTACCAATGCCACCATTGTAAAAACGGTTACCGAACAGGTAATTGAGCACTCTCCCGATGCCAAAATCATCATCGTTTCCAACCCACTTGATGTAATGACCTACGCGGCATTCCTCACTGCGAAGGTTGACTCAAACCGGGTGTTTGGAATGGCGGGAATTCTCGATACCGCCCGATACCGTGCTTTCCTTGCCGAGGCGTTGGATGTGTCTCCCAAAGATATTCAGGCGGTGCTTATGGGAGGTCACGGCGATACCATGGTGCCGCTTCCTCGCTATACCACAGTAGGAGGTATTCCTGTTACCGAGTTGATTGATAAACCCACTCTTGACGCCATTGTGGAGCGCACCAAGAAAGGTGGAGGAGAGATCGTAAATCTGCTTGGCACTTCTGCGTGGTACGCTCCCGGTGCTGCTGCCGCTCAAATGGTAGAAGCCATCGTGCGCGACCAGAAGCGAATTTTCCCTTGCTGCGCGTGGTTGCAGGGCGAGTACGGATTGAAAGACATCTACCTCGGTGTTCCTGTAAAGCTTGGCAAGAACGGCATTGAGCAAATCATTGAGCTTGATTTGAACAATGATGAGCAAGAGCTTCTGCACGCGTCTGCCGGTGCGGTGAAAGACGTAATGTCTGTGCTCGACCGAATGGAATTGATCAGTTAG